The sequence TTCGGATATCCCGATGATTGACAAGATAGAAATTGAGACTCTTGAAGAAGGAAAAAAAGTCAAAGTTAATGGTGACACAGGAACTGTAGAGTTGCTATAATCACTCTATGCTTTAAAGTAATAATACTCTCCAGAGGACTTTTGCTCTCTGTCTTTTTGGGAGTCAATTTTGTTCGATCTTGGCCTTCCTGATTCAGGTTCTCTTCTGAATGTTATCCCAATCTCTTTCAAAAATTTATTCATGCCCTCACGAAGAGATAAGGGTTGTGAGGCTATTCCTGACACACTTGGTCTTCCAGAAAATACAATTGTCTTATCTGAAGTATAATCTAAAGAAACTAAGTCATGTTCAACTATAAGTGCCATGATATCCTTATCCCCTATGAATCTTCTCAATACTTTTGAAAAGTTAAGTCTCTGCTCGATATCAAGGTATGCCGAAGGCTCATCAAATAGATATAAATCTGCATCCTGGGAAAGGCATGCCGCTATTGCCACCCTCTGTAATTCACCGCCGGAAAGCTCTGAAACGGTATTATCTATTATAGGGTCTATCTCTAGAGGCCTTAGTATTTCTGCCTTGTATATATTGGTGAAAAACTTCTCCTTTGCTACTTCAGCCAGTAAGTTCCTTACGGTCCCCTCGTAATCTCTTTTGATATACTGGGGTTTGTATGAAACTTTAAGTTCTGTTTCAAATTTTTCTCCATTGTCAGGCTCTAAAACTCCGGCTAGTATTTTGATAAATGTACTCTTACCGGTTGCATTTGGTCCAACTATTCCGATTACTTCGCCCTTATGCAGGACTCCGCCTTCTGTTTTTAGTGAAAAGCTATCAAATGTCTTCTCAAATGAGGGATATTCTAAAAGGACTTTCTTTGATTTTAGGGTTTTATCTTCCTTTTGGTAGAATTTAATCGATTCGTCTCTAAATCTAACGTTATCCTCCTTTATGTAACCGTCTAGGTACATATTGATTCCAACTCTTACTCCAAGAGGAGTTGAAACAATTCCATATACTCCGGGTTGTCCATAAAGGATATGAATATTATCACTTAAATAATCAAGAATAGCAAGGTCATGTTCTATTACGACGACAGTTTTCTGTTCTGCAAGCTTTCTTATGGCCTTTGCAACATTTAATCTCTGTTTTATATCAAGATATGAGGTGGGCTCATCCAAAAAATAAATATCCGCTTCCTTAGACATTGAAGCAATAACTGCAACTCTTTGTAATTCCCCTCCGCTCAATACAGAGATATCCTTATCGAGAGCATCTTTTAAATCAAGCTCATCTATTAGCTCCTTTGAAACTCCCCTTTCATCTACCTTTTGAAGTAGATCTAGGGTGTTTCCTTTTACGACTTGAGAAAGTTTATCAACGTACTGTGGTTTTAAAGAGCTCTTAATATTTTGTGACTCAATCTTCTCAAAATACCCTTGAAGCTCTGTTCCCCTGAAATAAGAAGTGAGATTTTTCTTCTCTTTTGAAGAATATTCTCCCATGTTAGGATAAAGCTCCCCAGAAAGTATCTTAATTGCTGTTGTCTTGCCCACTCCATTTTGCCCTATTAGACCCAATACCTTCCCTTCCTTTGGGATTGGTAATCGGTAAAGTCTAAATGTATTTGGCCCGTACTGGTGTATTGGTTGAGAAAGCTCTTCAGGTAAATTAACAATTGAAATTGCTTTGTAGGGGCATTTATGAATGCATATCCCGCAGCCTGTACACAAAACTTCAGAGATAATGGGTTTTTTAGTTACTTCATCAACTATTATAGTTTCTTCGTTCATCCTAGGTCCTGGGCAATAGTTAAGGCACAATAGATTACATTTTTTTGGTTGGCATTTATCATAATCTATTACAGCAATTCTCAAAGGACCACCTAAAAAAAATAATATTTTTATGAATTAAAGATAATTATCCAGAACATTAGCCAGCTTCCAAGGAATGAGAACACACCTGATTTTAGAATGCTGCCCCTGCTACCATATTTTGTTGCGTCAACGCCTATCATTTTGACAGGATATTGTGAAACGTAAAATATAACGCATGCAAGGATAATGCTCGCAAAACTAGGTATGGGTGCTATCCCGGAGATTATGCCTGCTACAAGCCCAGTTAAAGCAAAAACAAGCCCTATTTTATGACCGTCATCCATAAAAACTCACCATTTAAAGAGATGAGAATTAATACATTTAAAAAGGTTATTATAGTTTGGCACCTTTCTAATAAATAAATATTCGTTAAATTTAAATTGGATAAACAAGAAAATTTATTGTGATTTAGTGAAGAGATTAATTATATTGGTTTTAATCCTATGCTATATTGTCCAGCCTGTGATGGCAGAGTATGTTGACCTTTCATTGTCTTACCCTACAAATTCTGAAAAAGGCAAAGAAGTAAGGATCACATTTGAAATAATAAATCAATCAAATGATAGGCTTTGGGATGGGACTATAATAATTGAAGAATCATTTATGAAAAAATATGGGTCTTTTATCCAGTCCGATAGAGATTACCAAAATAATCCTTTTAAGTTTTCAATAGTTGAACCGGGGGATAGTTTCAAAGAAACTTTTGTCCTCTCTTTCAAAGAAGATTTTCCATTAAGTGAAGCAAGATTTAACATTATTCTAAAATGTGGGAAGGGTGCATGTAGAGGCGGCTGCAGGCCCTTTTATTTAGAAAAACAAGTTACGATGGCCCTTACTGAAAAAAGGGCTGAAGCTGTCTTAAAATTAGACATGGATGAGTTCACTGCCTATAAGGGAGACACTCTAGAAGTGCCATTTACAATAGAAAATATTGGAAATGTGCAGATGAGGGATATCAAAGTTGAGATTAGAGGAGATATACCATCTGATGAAACAATAGAAATAGCTTATCTTAACCCAGGAAATGAAATTTCTAAAGGGCTATTTATTACAATTGACGAGAATAGTTCTGATGTG is a genomic window of Methanofastidiosum sp. containing:
- a CDS encoding ribosome biogenesis/translation initiation ATPase RLI, producing the protein MRIAVIDYDKCQPKKCNLLCLNYCPGPRMNEETIIVDEVTKKPIISEVLCTGCGICIHKCPYKAISIVNLPEELSQPIHQYGPNTFRLYRLPIPKEGKVLGLIGQNGVGKTTAIKILSGELYPNMGEYSSKEKKNLTSYFRGTELQGYFEKIESQNIKSSLKPQYVDKLSQVVKGNTLDLLQKVDERGVSKELIDELDLKDALDKDISVLSGGELQRVAVIASMSKEADIYFLDEPTSYLDIKQRLNVAKAIRKLAEQKTVVVIEHDLAILDYLSDNIHILYGQPGVYGIVSTPLGVRVGINMYLDGYIKEDNVRFRDESIKFYQKEDKTLKSKKVLLEYPSFEKTFDSFSLKTEGGVLHKGEVIGIVGPNATGKSTFIKILAGVLEPDNGEKFETELKVSYKPQYIKRDYEGTVRNLLAEVAKEKFFTNIYKAEILRPLEIDPIIDNTVSELSGGELQRVAIAACLSQDADLYLFDEPSAYLDIEQRLNFSKVLRRFIGDKDIMALIVEHDLVSLDYTSDKTIVFSGRPSVSGIASQPLSLREGMNKFLKEIGITFRREPESGRPRSNKIDSQKDREQKSSGEYYYFKA